Part of the Methanomassiliicoccales archaeon genome, CCATGTGGGTGGTTTAATCCCTTTTATAAAAGAAAAGATACCGATTTTCACTCATCCCATGACATTTAAAGGTAAAAGGTACTCTCTACGTGCAAACACTAAAGTAGATATTTCAAGTCCAACTAATGTGTTAGAAGCATTATTTCAGGCAAAAATGAATTTGTTCTCAACTAGTATAGAACTAATGCCTGGCGTTAAAACTTCAGGCGAAATTCCAAGAATCACCGATTTTGAACGCCCATTAAATTTCTTAAGAGATGAAAGAGATAAGATAACAGAAGATTTTATAATAGAGGAGCAGGCAATTTATATTTCAACGAAAAAAGGCCTTGTTATAATAACTGGATGTGCGCATTCGGGAATAGTAAACATAGTTACACACGCTAAAAGAACCACAGGTTCTAAGATTCA contains:
- a CDS encoding MBL fold metallo-hydrolase, translated to MRIVTLVDNCAGLPYAQSKVIKSSSTKTKGVFAVHGLSLFVENDKGHKILIDTGPSETVILNNLETMDLKPTDFQAVFITHGHFDHVGGLIPFIKEKIPIFTHPMTFKGKRYSLRANTKVDISSPTNVLEALFQAKMNLFSTSIELMPGVKTSGEIPRITDFERPLNFLRDERDKITEDFIIEEQAIYISTKKGLVIITGCAHSGIVNIVTHAKRTTGSKIHMVIGGLHLGEASQERIRITMDQLKNLGVDKIAPLHCSGFN